The stretch of DNA AGTGTGGCACGTCAAACTATCAATAATTATGCAAAAAGGCTCAGAAAGAATAGCAATTTCAGTAGTTACAAAGACATCGATTATAGCTATAACGATGAAAACTATAAGCCTTTGGGTCTTGAAATATTCAGACAACGAGTAGAGCCAACTCCTTCTTATCTGGAATTTCTGATCAATGAAGATATTGAGCTTTCTTCTTATAATCTTACAGGTGATAATGATAAGCACCGGACTTTATACACCCTAACTGAAAGTGAGAATAATCCTTACAGCTGGGACGTGGATGTATGCAATATGGTATTGGGAAATTTCAATTACAAGAAGATGAGTCTTGTAAGAGATTATACCTCCATCATCGACGAGAATATTCAGCATAAGGTGTTTGATAATTTGTTCAGTAATGAGCCCAAACAGTATAAGGATGCTGAATTTGATCTGAATAATCCGACCGATTGGTACCATGTAATAACAGCTGACCCAACTCAAACCAAAGCGATATTACAAAGTCGTTCTGGCGAAAGTTATGTGATACAAGGTCCTCCAGGCACGGGAAAGAGTCAAACGATTACCAATCTTATTGCTGATTTTGTAGCCCATGGTAAGCACGTTTTATTTGTTTGCGAAAAGAGAGCAGCATTGGATGTGGTTTTTGCCCGTTTAAAACAAAAAGGGTTAGATGAGTTGTGTTGTTATATTCACGATAGTCAGACAGATAAACGAAGTTTTATTAAAAATCTGAATGCCACCTATGAAGATTTTATTAAAAAGCGCCTGGACCTTAAAATGGTTTCTACCAAGCGTAATGTTTTATTGCAACAGCTAAGTATTGAGATTGATAAATTAAAGGTTTTTCATTCTTCAAATGCTGAAAATTATGCTGAAGCCGATCTTTCTGTAAGAGAATTGATTGGGAAAGTAATTACATTAAAACCTCATTTAATACCAGTTTCGGATCAGCAGGATGAAATGTTGCCTCCTTATAAATACTGGAATGAATTTGGTGAAGATATTCAACAATTAAGTACTGCCTTAGAGGAAATTGATGCAGAACCTCAATTTGCCGATCATCCATTCAGTAAAATTAACGACGATTTATTTTTATGGGAAAACACCTATTCGGCAATCGATCAGTTAATTGCTCATATTAAGTCGGCCTTTGAGCAAATTAACAAGGTATTAAAAACCAATAATATCCCTGTTGAATTTGAAGGTATAAAACAGTTGTCTGGTTTAATTGAAGAAGCCGTTTCATTAAATCTTTTTGCCGACACGGATAATCTGGCGCTTGTTGATAATAGCAGTGAGAAATCAAAACAATTTAATGAACAGATAAAACTGTTGAACAAGGAACAGCAGGTTTATCAGCAGTTCCAGGAAAAAAATGAGAATTGGATTAATAAGTTCAAGAGCAGAGATGTTGAAGCCGCTTTAGTAATTGCAGAAAAAAATGAAGGTTTTTTCTTTTCATTCCTAAACGGTTCATGGCGTTCGCTAAAAAAACAAATTCAACAAAGCTATGACCTTACTAAGCATCAGGTTAAACCATCGTATAAGCAGGTTTTACAGTTGCTGCAACAAGAGTATCAGACTGCCCGAGAAATTAAGCGAATTAAAGAAACGATTGAAGACAAGTATAACCTTAAAAATGTGGAGGAATCGTTTAAGGAGCTTGAATTATTACGCAGTAAACATGATAATCAACTTATAATTTACCTGGTTGAAACGGGAAACACAGAATTAGTTAAGCAATTAAGCAGACTAAATAATACCTTTCATCAACTTGAGATAAATCTCCGACAATGTTTAGCTAACTATGAAAACAATAACCTAAGTGAGCTTCATGATGATTTAGACAATATAATGGCAAATGCTCATGCCATAAAAGACTTGCTCCCTGCATTACGCACATTTAGCAAACTGCCTTACCATATAAAGCTGGTATTACGTGAGATTCCGCTCACACCATTACAAGCCCAGGCAGTTATTGCTCATAAAACGTTGCAAATGTATTACAGGTCGCATCGGTCATTTGAGAAAATTGATTATCATGAAATCAATCAAACGGTAATTAAAATCAGAAAAAGCTATAAGCAATTATTAAAACTTAATGCAGATTACATAAAAGCATCGATCAGAAGTAATTTTCTTGAGCATTATGAATTAAGTAACATGGCTGTAAGCCAGCTGGATCAAACTCAAAGACAAATCAAGAAAAATTATAGCGAAGGGCGGAAAATACTGGAAAATGAATTTAGTAAAAGCATGCGCTTTAAAAGTATTCGTGAGTTGAGTGCAAAAGAAAGTGGGATTGTGTTAAAGGATATTAAGCCTGTATGGCTGATGAGTCCACTGAGTGTTAGTGATAGCTTGCCGGTTGATAATACATTCTTTGATGTGGTGATTTTCGATGAGGCCAGCCAGATTACACTTGAACAGGGAGTCCCTGCTTTGTATCGTTCATCTCAAACAATCATTGTGGGTGATGATAAGCAAATGCCTCCAACAAATTTCTTTACGGCAAAAGCAGAAGATCCGGATGACCTTGAGAAAAATGTAAATGACGAAGATGATGAATTGTTAAGCAATGAAGCCGATAGTATCCTAGTGCAGGGTGCGCGTAAGCTGCATAGCACCATGTTAAGCTGGCATTACAGAAGTAAATTTGAAACCTTGATCAGTTACAGTAATCATGCGTTTTACGATGCAGGGCTGCTAACCATCCCCGACAAAACTATTCATCATACTGAAAAAAGAAAGTTAGAAGTTACCAAGCCAGAAGAGGCTACCATAAACGCTGACGCTCTATTTGATCGAAGCATGAGTTTCCATCACCTGTCTAATAGTGTGTATGAAAAGAGAGGAAACATTGCCGAGGCAACTTACATCGCAAATTTGGTAAGAGAACTTTTAAAGAGGAAAGTAAATGATAGTATTGGTATTGTAGCTTTTAGTCAGGAACAGCAACACATAATTGAAGACGCCTTAACAGCTCTTGCAAAAACGGATAAAAAGTTTGAACAGGATCTTGAGGATGCTTATAATCGGGTTGAAGACGAGCAACATGTAGGTTTATTCGTCAAAAACCTTGAAAATGTTCAGGGTGATGAGCGTGATATTATTATAATGAGTGTTTGCTATGGCTTTGATAACAAGCGAAAAATGCTCATGAATTTCGGTCCCGTAAATAAAAAAGGTGGAGAAAAACGTTTAAATGTAATATTTAGTCGTGCCAAAAAACACATGGCCATTATTAGCAGCATTAAGCATTCAGTCATTACCAATGATTATAATGAGGGTGCAAATTACTTTAAACGCTTTTTGCATTATGCAGAAGCTGTAAGTGATGGAAATATGCAGCTTGCACGAACCATTTTAAATGGTCTCCAAATTAATAAGCACCAAGAGAATGGTCTTCTAAAAACCGATGTAATTATTCAGCAGCTCAAAGCTATTTTGCAAAAAAGGGGCTATGAAGTGATGGAAAATGTGGGCCAATCAATGTTCAAATGCTCATTGGCTATTAAAGCAAATCCCAATGATACTACCTATGCCTTAGGATTATTGGTTGATGATGACAGTCATTATGAAAACAAAAATATGCTGGAGCAATATTTTCAACGACCTGAGGTGTTGCAAGCCTGTGGATGGAAAATAATGCCAGTTTATGCTAAAGATTGGCTAAATGACCATGAGAGTGTAATTGAATCCATTATTAAGAAACTCTCATTAGCTGAAGAGGAGCAAACAGAGGAAGAAGTTGATGGCTTTTTGATTGAAGAAGAAGTTGAATTGCCACTTCTTGGAAAACCAAGCTTAGGTACTCCATACGATCACTTGGTTTTTGATCGGATCGTTTGTATAAATGATCAAAGTAATAAGTTTTGGGAAGCTGCTGTCGATAAGAATAAATTAGTGGTTCGTTTTGGGAAAATAGGGAGTAAGGGTCAACTACAAATTAAAACGTATATTAATACTTTAGAAGCAGAAGAAGCAAAGCTATCAATGTTAATGGCAAAAAAATCACAAGGTTATACAGCTGAATAATTTTCCATGTTAAGTCATATTTCACTTTCTCAGATTATCTTTCTCGATATAGAAACGGTTCCGCTACAGCCGGATTTTCTAACGCTGAATGAGGAGTTTCAGCATTTATGGGAATTAAAGTCTGGGAATTTTAGAAAGGATGATCAATCTGCCGCTGATGTATATACCCGTGCAGGTATTTTCGCAGAGTTTGGGAAAATAATCTGCATTACCATAGGTCGCATAACCGAGGAAAATGACGATTATGGTTTCAGGTTGAAGTCGTTTTATGGTGACGATGAAAGGACAATCTTAAATGATTTTGCAGCTGTTTTAAGAAAGCAAAAGCGTGACAAGCTGCTTTGTGCCCATAACGGAAGAGAGTTTGATTATCCGTTTTTATCAAGAAGAATGCTTATTAATGGCATCGAGCTTCCTCCATTGCTGGACATTGCCGGAAAACGTCCTTGGGAAATCAATCACCTGGACACAATGGAGCTCTGGAAGTTTGGGGATTATAAAAACTATACCTCTTTACGTTTACTCGCAGCAGTGCTTAATATTCCAACACCTAAAGATGATATCGATGGAAGCCAGGTTGGAGCCGTATATTGGGAAGATCATGACCTTGAGCGTATTAAAACTTATTGCGAAAAGGATGTTTTAACCGTAGCCCAGATTATTTTAAGGTTTAAAGGAAAAGCCTTAATACTCGACGAAAATGTGGCCAGGGTTTAAAATTATGCCCGACTAACAAATCCTTGTGGCCGAATTCACTCCATTTCAATTGTTTTTAGCACAACTTCAGTAAGCTCACCATCAACAATTGCTATAAAAAAGCAAGTTTTAATACTTGCCAGTCAAACTAGCACAAATTAATGTTAGAATTACTATTTTGCAGGCATGTCTGAAACTATTCTGCAAGTAAAAGAGCTTTCCACACGTTTTAAAACCGAAGATGGCTGGGTTACAGCCGTTCAACATATAAATTTCTCTTTAAATAAGGGGGAAGTGATTGGAATTGTGGGTGAGTCTGGATCCGGTAAATCCGTTACTTCTTTGTCGATCATGCAATTGATTGAACGATCAAATGGTAAGAATGATGGAGAAATATTATATACTGAAAATGGCAATACCGTTGATCTTTTAAAACTTTCTGAAGAGGAAATCCGAAATTACAGGGGTAATAAGATTGCTATGATCTTTCAGGAGCCGATGACATCCTTAAATCCGGTATATACCTTAGGCGATCAGGTAGCTGAAGCAATCCGTTTGCACCAGAAAGTAGATAAAGAAACTGCACGTAAAAAAACAATAGAACTATTTAACGAGGTTCAACTGCCACGGGCTGAACAATTATTCGACTCATATCCTCATCAAGTTTCAGGCGGACAAAAACAACGCGTTATGATCGCGATGGCCCTGTCGTGCAATCCACAGCTATTAATCGCAGATGAACCAACAACCGCATTAGATGTTACGGTGCAGAAAACAATTATAGAACTGCTCCGCAAACTGAAGAATGATCGTGGAATGAGTATGATCTTTATTTCGCATGATTTAGGATTGGTTTCAGAAATATCTGACAAGGTAGTAGTTATGTATAAAGGTCAGATAATGGAACAGGGAAATGCTGAACAGGTGTTTTCGAATCCGCACCATCCTTATACAAAAGGGTTGCTTGCTTGTCGCCCTTCCGCCAATCTTAATCTGAAAAAACTCCCAACAGTTACAGATTTTATGCAGGTACAAGAAGACGGGAGTATTAAAGAAACTTCACTCGATCTTGATAAGGTAAATCAACAATTTGGCTTTAAAGTTGGAGAAAAGGAAAAACGTCTGTCTGAAATTTACTCACGTGAGCCATTATTAAAATTAAACAGTGTTAAAACCTGGTTTCCTATAAAAAAAGGGATTTTTAGTAAGGCGAAGGAATATGTAAAAGCAGTTGATGATATCACTTTTAACGTATATCCCGGAGAAACATTAGGCTTGGTAGGAGAATCTGGGTGTGGTAAAACTACATTGGGAAGGAGCATCTTACGATTGGTTGAGCCTACCGGAGGAGAAATCCTGTTTAATGGAGAAAATATGCGTGATCTTTCTGCCAATAGGATGCGAGAGCTGAGAAAAGATGTACAGATTATCTTCCAGGATCCATATTCATCATTAAACCCCAGGTTAACGGTTGGCAATTCCATTATGGAGCCTATGCAGGTACATAAGGTGTTTAAGAATGATAAAGAACAAAAAGACAGGGTAATGGAGTTACTTCGTAGAGTAAACCTTAAAGAAGAACATTTTAATCGGTACCCGCATGAATTCTCAGGAGGGCAACGTCAGCGAATCTGTATTGCCAGGGCGCTTGCACTTAATCCAAAGTTTATCATCTGTGACGAATCGGTTTCGGCATTGGATGTTTCTGTACAAGCACAGGTACTGAACTTATTAGTCGAATTACGAGAAGAGTTTAACCTGACTTACATTTTTATTTCACATGATCTTTCAGTAGTTCGATTTATTTCAGACAGAATGGTAGTCATGAATAAGGGAAGAATTGAAGAAATGGGAGATGCCGATCAAGTCTATAATCATCCTCAACAAGAATATACCAAACGTTTAATCGATGCAATTCCAAAAGGTAAAATGTTGAGTGTATAAATACCGAATCAATCGCATAAACCAATAATATGAAGAAAATTATACCATTGTTTTTAACCGGTGCTGTAATAGCATCTTGTCAAAGCAACAAAGACACGTCAAATGCTGATGGAGCTTTTGATGGTTATAAGAACAGATTTATTGAAAACTATTGGTCCGTTTACCCAGATTATGCAACCAATGTAGGTTTCCATAAATACGATAGCGTTTTAAAAGTTCCTGATTTAATCTATCAAAAACAACAGCTTGATTTTGCTGCAGCCAACCTTGATTCTCTCAAATCGTTTGATCTCGAAAAACTTTCGGATGCTAATAAAACGGATTTTCACTTGATTGAAAATCAATTGAAAAGCATTCAATTTGGAATCAATGAACTTAAATCGGGAGAATGGGATCCATCAAACTATAATATATGTGGAGTATTCTCCTATATGCTAAGTGAAAAGTATGAAGGACTTAATAGTCGTTTAAAAAGTATTTCTCTTAAACTGGCAAATGTTCCTGCCTATTACGAGGCGGCAAAAAATAATATTAAAAATCCGACAAAGGAACATACTTCCCTTGCAATTGAGCAAAATATTGGAGGATCAGTAGTCTTTGAAAAAGATCTGTTAGATTCGGTAAACAAATCGGGCTTAACAGCTGATGAAAAAGCACAGTTAATTAGTCGTTCAAAAGCAGCTTTTACAGCAGTAAAAAATTATGCGGATTGGTTAAAGCAATTTAAAAATGAGACTCCACGTAGTTTCAGATTAGGAGCAGCGCTTTACCAGAAGAAATTTAACTACGAAATTCAATCTGCTTATACAGCTGATGAGATTTATGAAATCGCTTCAAAACGCAAAATTGAAATCCACGCAGAAATGGCTAAGTTAACAGAACAACTTTGGCCTAAGTATTTTGGTTCTACAGCAAAACCTTCTGATAAACTGGTAATGATCCGAAAAATGATCGATACATTATCTGTTCATCATGTTAAATCGGAAGAATTTCAATCATCAATCGAAAAACAGATCCCGGAACTGGAAGCTTTTGTTAAGCAAAAAGATTTGTTATACATCGACCCATCAAAACCTCTTGTGGTTCGTAAAGAGCCAGCCTACATGGCCGGAGTTGCAGGTGCTTCAATCAGCGCTCCAGGTCCTTACGATAAAGGTGGAAATACTTATTATAATGTAGGTAGTTTAGAAGGGTGGCCAAAAGATAAGGCTGAAAGTTACTTGCGAGAATATAATCACTACATTTTACAGATATTAAATATTCACGAAGCCATCCCCGGACATTATACACAGTTAGTTTATGCCAATCAATCGCCAAGTATCATTAAGTCCGTATTTGGAAATGGAGCTATGGTTGAAGGCTGGGCTGTTTATGCCGAACGTATGATGCTCGAAGCCGGATATGGAAATAATGAACCGGAAATGTGGCTGATGTACTATAAATGGCATTTACGTACACTCTGTAATACCTTGCTCGATTATAATGTTCATGTAAAAAATCAGACTGAACAAGATGCTGTTAAATTTTTGACCAACGAAGCTTTTCAGCAACAAGCGGAGGCAGAAGGTAAATGGAAAAGGGTAAGCGTTACACAGGTTCAGCTAACCTCTTATTTTACAGGTTTTACAGAGATATTCAATCTTCGCGAAGAACTCAAAAAGATAGAAGGTGATAAGTTCAACCTTAAGCAGTTTCATGAAAAGTTCTTAAGTTATGGCAGTGCACCTGTTAAGTATATCAAAGAGTTAATTGAAAAATAAACATATTAAAGAGCAAAGAATCCTTAGTTTCTATCTAAGGATTTTTTGTTATTGGCTGCTAATGTAAAGATTAATTTTATTAGAATTGTAAATACCTATGAGACTTATTGGGAAAAGCAAACTTCATAAACGGAAGGGTAAAAACATTGGAAATAAGTTGTTATGCTCAGAAATTGATGACTTATTGCATGTATTGAAGACAATAATTGGAAGAATGGAATTGAATTAAAAAAAGTGAGAAAAGATGCCGATTGTGTACATCACGAAGGATTTTATTTATTTGATATCTTAGTTCATAGAGTGATGATTCTTTTGGAGTTTGGTGATGATGGAGAGGCTTCGGTAGTTTGGATTGGAAACCATCAAGACTACGAAAGAATTTTTAAAAACAATAAAAAAACCATTGAAAAACGGTTGAAAGAAAATGACTATATATAACTAATAAAAGATATGAAAACTCATTTTGATATTGAAGAATTTGTAAAAAGAGGAAAGATTGAAAACGAGTTAGATTTAGAAAGGGCTTTAATTGCAGATCGAAAACTGAGGAACCTTGCTAAAGAAAATTCATATTTGAATTGTTAAGAAAGAAATTGAGAGATATAATTGAAAGTTATGAAAACTCAAATTGGAATAATGTTAATAGCATAGATAATGAAAAAATAGAAGAAAGTGATATAGCAGAGTTAATTGCTGAAAAGGAACGAGTTTTTATCAACAAAAGAAAAGAATTAATAAAAGAGAAACTCAAAGGTTTAAATATAAGTCAACAAGAATTGGGTCAAATTTTAGGACATAAAAGCAAAACTCATATGTCGGAATTAATGAATGGAATAAGCCCATTTTCTCTTAAAGATCTGATCATAATAAATTATCTTTTAAAGATTGATATGAATGATTTAGTCCCAGTCTTTCTTTCAAAGAAAGAACAGATGAGAATTAGAACAACTATTGAAAGTCTTAATAAATCTAATTTGAGGCTAATAAAAGCAGATTTCTCTTTGGTTTAACAACGTATAAAGAACGACTTAACTCAAATGGACATTCTGCTTATTGCATTAGGTTTAACTTGTATAATCGTAGGTTTTCTTGGCAGTTTTCTGCCGGTTTTGCCTGGCCCCCCATTAAGTTGGGCTGGATTGTTATTACTCCATTTTACCACAAAGGTTGACTACAGCATTCAATTTTTGGTGATCACTGCCATTGTAGTAATTATTGTAAGCATAATGGATTACTATATTCCAATTTGGGGAACAAAAAAATATGGAGGTACCGTCTACGGACAAAAAGGAGCAACGGTTGGTTTAATAGTAGGTATTTTCACTGGTCCTTGGGGGATTATTCTGGGCCCTTTTGTAGGAGCCGTTGTTGGCGAATTAATTCATGATAATAGAGACTTTCAAAAAGCCCTAAAATCCGGCTTCGGCGCCTTTTTAGGTTTTCTTGCAGGCACCCTAATGAAAATCATAATTTGTATTGTATTTGCCTATTACTTCATCAGCGCATGGATTACAGGCTAATCAGTGAAGTGGATAAATCGGTGTAATCCAAAAAAAATCGGTGTAATCATAAAAAAAATCAGTGTAATCCTAAAAGATAATCTGAGTAATCCCCGAGCAATCGGTGTAATCATAAAAAGTAATCAAATTTTGTATCTTCGTGCATGGCGAAAAAAACAATGAAAGGATTGCGCCAGGTATTTACGCAGTTAGTAGTAAATATTCTATCGCAGAATCCTAACCAAGCGCTTAATTATAAGCAAGTAAGCGCCAAACTAAATGTAAGCGATAACGAATCGCGAAAAGTAATTTTAGAAGTGCTGAGAGATGAGGTGAAAAGAGGAACGTTGAGTGAACCTACCCCTGGGAAATTTCAGATAAAATCACTAAAAGTTTATATAACTGGTAAAATTGATATGGCAGCCTCTGGCTCGGCTTATGTCATTTCACCCGAAATGGATCAGGATGTATACATCGCTCCCCGCAGAATCCGTAATGCTTTACATGGAGATACCGTAAAAGTATTTGTATTTGCGAAAAACAATGGACGTAATCCTGAAGGTGAGGTTGTAGAAATTCTGGACCGTGCTAAATGGGAGTTTACCGGACTGGTTACCGTTGAAGGAAAATTTGGATTCCTTGTACCCGATGATCGCAAAATGTTGCACGATATCTTTATTCCACAACATGCATTGAAAAATGTGAAAGATGGAGATAAGGCTGTGGCTCGTATAACTGATTGGCCTCAAGGAGCAAAGAATCCAATTGGCGAAATTGTTGAAGTATTGGGAAGGCCAGGTGAGAATAATACTGAAATGAATGCTATTCTCGCTGACTATGGTTTCCCGATTAAATTTCCGGCTAAAGTGGAAGATGAAGCAAATTCTTTATTAGATGTAATTACTCAGGAAGAGATTGCCAAGCGTCGCGACTTTAGAAATATTACCACTTTTACGATCGATCCAATTGACGCAAAAGACTTTGATGATGCCATCTCATTCCGCAAATTGGATACTGGAAATTATGAGATTGGGGTTCACATCGCAGATGTATCGCATTACATATTGCCTGATACTATTTTGGATAAAGAAGCTTTGGAGCGTGGTACATCCGTTTATTTAGTGGATCGTGTGATCCCAATGTTACCAGAACGGTTATCAAATGGAGTCTGTTCACTGCGTCCAAATGAGGAAAAATTGACGTTTTCAGCAGTTTTTGAGATAGACGAGCAGGCCAATATTCTCAGCGAATGGTTTGGAC from Solitalea canadensis DSM 3403 encodes:
- a CDS encoding type II toxin-antitoxin system HigB family toxin — protein: MEDNNWKNGIELKKVRKDADCVHHEGFYLFDILVHRVMILLEFGDDGEASVVWIGNHQDYERIFKNNKKTIEKRLKENDYI
- a CDS encoding AAA domain-containing protein — protein: MQITFKEFLNTAFDQGNYTTDDVIAFLTPLMEEVLSFHEEKKVASFERERSLFINNNVLDIDENFAHPSVLAPDKINLLWQRLRSPHFAITGESKFDTDVDSGATKVEDLHIKWNSNEELTHPAYIAGYNSYEIISGHHDGLTDIFCLGLLLASISMGLNFYIEDDLRTFVQYRTNPIQYNNRIHPTVGALITQMTELDRAKRTQDLYNIINVLQNYRDYDFEKQTDLSNTAGWVNKELTERSQFILQKLRKRLFDTSRRNRLLYYKPNMRFVNLTISSVPKVLHYQSINPELLFTWNKEISGRIKGMKDIVLNKYLRFDDHLYLLSSLDKIRTESLKDVREFGFSQLKLVVAFLNWHNLKENPNERIQSPLLLLPVTLKRNKKLKEDLYVMSVEDNVAEVNPVLANLLKDLYDIKLPEFVDLDEMSPEEFYNSLKVQIDAAKQGIILNFIDKPRIKLIHSVARQTINNYAKRLRKNSNFSSYKDIDYSYNDENYKPLGLEIFRQRVEPTPSYLEFLINEDIELSSYNLTGDNDKHRTLYTLTESENNPYSWDVDVCNMVLGNFNYKKMSLVRDYTSIIDENIQHKVFDNLFSNEPKQYKDAEFDLNNPTDWYHVITADPTQTKAILQSRSGESYVIQGPPGTGKSQTITNLIADFVAHGKHVLFVCEKRAALDVVFARLKQKGLDELCCYIHDSQTDKRSFIKNLNATYEDFIKKRLDLKMVSTKRNVLLQQLSIEIDKLKVFHSSNAENYAEADLSVRELIGKVITLKPHLIPVSDQQDEMLPPYKYWNEFGEDIQQLSTALEEIDAEPQFADHPFSKINDDLFLWENTYSAIDQLIAHIKSAFEQINKVLKTNNIPVEFEGIKQLSGLIEEAVSLNLFADTDNLALVDNSSEKSKQFNEQIKLLNKEQQVYQQFQEKNENWINKFKSRDVEAALVIAEKNEGFFFSFLNGSWRSLKKQIQQSYDLTKHQVKPSYKQVLQLLQQEYQTAREIKRIKETIEDKYNLKNVEESFKELELLRSKHDNQLIIYLVETGNTELVKQLSRLNNTFHQLEINLRQCLANYENNNLSELHDDLDNIMANAHAIKDLLPALRTFSKLPYHIKLVLREIPLTPLQAQAVIAHKTLQMYYRSHRSFEKIDYHEINQTVIKIRKSYKQLLKLNADYIKASIRSNFLEHYELSNMAVSQLDQTQRQIKKNYSEGRKILENEFSKSMRFKSIRELSAKESGIVLKDIKPVWLMSPLSVSDSLPVDNTFFDVVIFDEASQITLEQGVPALYRSSQTIIVGDDKQMPPTNFFTAKAEDPDDLEKNVNDEDDELLSNEADSILVQGARKLHSTMLSWHYRSKFETLISYSNHAFYDAGLLTIPDKTIHHTEKRKLEVTKPEEATINADALFDRSMSFHHLSNSVYEKRGNIAEATYIANLVRELLKRKVNDSIGIVAFSQEQQHIIEDALTALAKTDKKFEQDLEDAYNRVEDEQHVGLFVKNLENVQGDERDIIIMSVCYGFDNKRKMLMNFGPVNKKGGEKRLNVIFSRAKKHMAIISSIKHSVITNDYNEGANYFKRFLHYAEAVSDGNMQLARTILNGLQINKHQENGLLKTDVIIQQLKAILQKRGYEVMENVGQSMFKCSLAIKANPNDTTYALGLLVDDDSHYENKNMLEQYFQRPEVLQACGWKIMPVYAKDWLNDHESVIESIIKKLSLAEEEQTEEEVDGFLIEEEVELPLLGKPSLGTPYDHLVFDRIVCINDQSNKFWEAAVDKNKLVVRFGKIGSKGQLQIKTYINTLEAEEAKLSMLMAKKSQGYTAE
- a CDS encoding ABC transporter ATP-binding protein codes for the protein MSETILQVKELSTRFKTEDGWVTAVQHINFSLNKGEVIGIVGESGSGKSVTSLSIMQLIERSNGKNDGEILYTENGNTVDLLKLSEEEIRNYRGNKIAMIFQEPMTSLNPVYTLGDQVAEAIRLHQKVDKETARKKTIELFNEVQLPRAEQLFDSYPHQVSGGQKQRVMIAMALSCNPQLLIADEPTTALDVTVQKTIIELLRKLKNDRGMSMIFISHDLGLVSEISDKVVVMYKGQIMEQGNAEQVFSNPHHPYTKGLLACRPSANLNLKKLPTVTDFMQVQEDGSIKETSLDLDKVNQQFGFKVGEKEKRLSEIYSREPLLKLNSVKTWFPIKKGIFSKAKEYVKAVDDITFNVYPGETLGLVGESGCGKTTLGRSILRLVEPTGGEILFNGENMRDLSANRMRELRKDVQIIFQDPYSSLNPRLTVGNSIMEPMQVHKVFKNDKEQKDRVMELLRRVNLKEEHFNRYPHEFSGGQRQRICIARALALNPKFIICDESVSALDVSVQAQVLNLLVELREEFNLTYIFISHDLSVVRFISDRMVVMNKGRIEEMGDADQVYNHPQQEYTKRLIDAIPKGKMLSV
- a CDS encoding helix-turn-helix domain-containing protein, whose protein sequence is MRDIIESYENSNWNNVNSIDNEKIEESDIAELIAEKERVFINKRKELIKEKLKGLNISQQELGQILGHKSKTHMSELMNGISPFSLKDLIIINYLLKIDMNDLVPVFLSKKEQMRIRTTIESLNKSNLRLIKADFSLV
- a CDS encoding 3'-5' exonuclease, whose protein sequence is MLSHISLSQIIFLDIETVPLQPDFLTLNEEFQHLWELKSGNFRKDDQSAADVYTRAGIFAEFGKIICITIGRITEENDDYGFRLKSFYGDDERTILNDFAAVLRKQKRDKLLCAHNGREFDYPFLSRRMLINGIELPPLLDIAGKRPWEINHLDTMELWKFGDYKNYTSLRLLAAVLNIPTPKDDIDGSQVGAVYWEDHDLERIKTYCEKDVLTVAQIILRFKGKALILDENVARV
- a CDS encoding DUF885 domain-containing protein, producing MKKIIPLFLTGAVIASCQSNKDTSNADGAFDGYKNRFIENYWSVYPDYATNVGFHKYDSVLKVPDLIYQKQQLDFAAANLDSLKSFDLEKLSDANKTDFHLIENQLKSIQFGINELKSGEWDPSNYNICGVFSYMLSEKYEGLNSRLKSISLKLANVPAYYEAAKNNIKNPTKEHTSLAIEQNIGGSVVFEKDLLDSVNKSGLTADEKAQLISRSKAAFTAVKNYADWLKQFKNETPRSFRLGAALYQKKFNYEIQSAYTADEIYEIASKRKIEIHAEMAKLTEQLWPKYFGSTAKPSDKLVMIRKMIDTLSVHHVKSEEFQSSIEKQIPELEAFVKQKDLLYIDPSKPLVVRKEPAYMAGVAGASISAPGPYDKGGNTYYNVGSLEGWPKDKAESYLREYNHYILQILNIHEAIPGHYTQLVYANQSPSIIKSVFGNGAMVEGWAVYAERMMLEAGYGNNEPEMWLMYYKWHLRTLCNTLLDYNVHVKNQTEQDAVKFLTNEAFQQQAEAEGKWKRVSVTQVQLTSYFTGFTEIFNLREELKKIEGDKFNLKQFHEKFLSYGSAPVKYIKELIEK
- a CDS encoding DUF456 domain-containing protein, with protein sequence MDILLIALGLTCIIVGFLGSFLPVLPGPPLSWAGLLLLHFTTKVDYSIQFLVITAIVVIIVSIMDYYIPIWGTKKYGGTVYGQKGATVGLIVGIFTGPWGIILGPFVGAVVGELIHDNRDFQKALKSGFGAFLGFLAGTLMKIIICIVFAYYFISAWITG
- the rnr gene encoding ribonuclease R, with translation MAKKTMKGLRQVFTQLVVNILSQNPNQALNYKQVSAKLNVSDNESRKVILEVLRDEVKRGTLSEPTPGKFQIKSLKVYITGKIDMAASGSAYVISPEMDQDVYIAPRRIRNALHGDTVKVFVFAKNNGRNPEGEVVEILDRAKWEFTGLVTVEGKFGFLVPDDRKMLHDIFIPQHALKNVKDGDKAVARITDWPQGAKNPIGEIVEVLGRPGENNTEMNAILADYGFPIKFPAKVEDEANSLLDVITQEEIAKRRDFRNITTFTIDPIDAKDFDDAISFRKLDTGNYEIGVHIADVSHYILPDTILDKEALERGTSVYLVDRVIPMLPERLSNGVCSLRPNEEKLTFSAVFEIDEQANILSEWFGRTVINSDRRFTYEEAQEVLEGKSSEYADELLMLNKIAYVLRDQRYKTGAINFETTEVKFRLDETGKPIGVYVKERKDAHKLIEDFMLLANRKVAEFVAKMGPKKRSYTFVYRVHDAPDETMLTKFSEFAARFGYKINMKSHKEISKSLNFLMDDVTGKKEQNVLTQLAIRAMAKAIYTTKKSSHYGLAFDYYTHFTSPIRRYPDVLSHRLLAHYLAKGKPANADQYEKMCEHSSQMEKRAAEAERASIKYKQAEYLQNNVGEEFDGIVSGVTEWGMYVEIVENKCEGMIRLRDMNDDFYVLDEANYCIIGQRKKKKYQLGDTVRIKVKSVNLVKRQIDFTMVTQ